The following proteins come from a genomic window of Trifolium pratense cultivar HEN17-A07 linkage group LG4, ARS_RC_1.1, whole genome shotgun sequence:
- the LOC123922409 gene encoding PKS-NRPS hybrid synthetase cheA-like — protein MATPDRDELIRWARDIALKLKFAIVIGKSDNDSDKRKQYFRLDCERGGRYVSTNKKLKSDQTGTRKCGCPFRLRGYCHADKTWHLTVVNGKHNHELDKAVEGHLIVGRLKPEERQCMEEMSRNLVPPKNIMSTLKDRDPNNKTTAKQLYNLSHRLKLKMRASMTKMQHLSKRLVENEYFFKHRTVVADGSEHVQDIFFAHPRSISFFNSFPTVLLMDSTYKTNKYKMPLFDIVGFTSTGRTFNVGFAWLTNEKEDNFTWALEQCVSLLRNEDVRPKVIVTDRYLALMNAVAEVFPTSAAMVCRFHVKKNVSSKMKEVVKIKNGENEKQTDVWDQITAAFNDVLESPTEKEYADNVMVFRELCARWPKFLRYVEETVLDTDKEKVVNAWVDQHMHMGNHTTNRAESCHGVLKGYLKDGNGDLVKGWEAINKMLISQFTEVQGEFGRSMSVAEHKYDDDHLYAYLFYKISRKAMDHIYAEANRVDECGMDSKKCGCVMRRTYGLPCACLIAKKIKNNKLIRLDEIHPQWKKLCFEDEPAPGDVADDYACLAEWKTIQERLKTADVSVKNDIRNQLRLIAYPETTSVKPPLQKAKTKGAKKKKSVRVTRSTSRDKSRWEHVDDHIAATQASQSKPTKSKPSTSQTVPGVPKELVISTLTPAPPEIPFINHMPKFMHPFIEDIIDVDGDSYCGYRVVALHQKGTQQDFELIRLNMERELRLHKESYVELFDTDERYKYVTDALFPPLRRSKHAFAPKDKWFTFPDMSYVVATHFQRVVVQLSNMERCGASRTCFPLRGKPPSDESDLDSKIICIGALADHFVLVRLKEGCPIPPTAHQWKNYCSEEAAE, from the exons ATGGCAACCCCTGACCGAGATGAGTTGATTAGATGGGCTCGGGACATTGCCTTAAAGCTAAAGTTTGCAATTGTAATTGGCAAATCCGACAACGACAGCGATAAGAGGAAGCAATATTTCAGGTTGGATTGCGAGCGGGGAGGCCGGTACGTGTCAACAAATAAGAAGCTAAAATCTGATCAAACCGGCACGAGGAAATGCGGCTGTCCATTTCGACTCCGTGGTTATTGTCATGCCGATAAAACATGGCATTTGACTGTTGTAAACGGCAAACATAACCACGAGTTGGACAAGGCAGTTGAAGGCCATCTCATTGTCGGTCGTCTCAAACCGGAAGAAAGGCAATGTATGGAGGAAATGTCAAGGAATTTGGTTCCGCCTAAGAATATAATGTCCACATTGAAAGATAGGGATCCAAACAACAAGACAACGGCAAAGCAACTCTACAATTTAAGTCATcgattaaaacttaaaatgagGGCATCAATGACTAAAATGCAACACCTCTCCAAAAGACTTGTCGAGAAtgagtattttttcaaacatagAACGGTTGTTGCAGACGGATCCGAACATGTTCAAGACATTTTCTTTGCACATCCTAGATCTATAAGCTTTTTCAATTCTTTTCCTACTGTTCTTTTGATGGATTCGacatacaaaacaaacaaatacaaaatgcCGTTATTTGATATTGTCGGATTCACATCAACTGGGAGAACTTTCAATGTTGGATTTGCTTGGCTTACCAATGAAAAAGAAGACAACTTCACTTGGGCTCTAGAGCAGTGTGTCAGTCTTTTAAGGAATGAGGACGTTAGACCGAAGGTGATTGTCACCGATAGGTATTTGGCTCTGATGAATGCAGTTGCCGAGGTATTTCCAACATCGGCTGCAATGGTTTGTCGTTTTCATGTAAAAAAGAATGTGAGCTCTAAGATGAAGGAAGTTGTGAAAATCAAGAATGGAGAGAATGAGAAGCAGACTGATGTGTGGGATCAAATCACCGCTGCTTTTAATGATGTGTTAGAGTCGCCCACGGAGAAAGAATATGCTGACAATGTTATGGTGTTTAGGGAGCTTTGTGCGAGGTGGCCAAAGTTTTTGCGTTATGTTGAAGAGACTGTCCTAGACACTGATAAAGAAAAGGTTGTCAATGCTTGGGTAGACCAACATATGCACATGGGGAATCACACCACGAATAGAGCTGAATCATGTCATGGTGTGTTGAAAGGTTACTTGAAGGACGGTAACGGTGACTTGGTGAAAGGATGGGAAGCGATAAATAAGATGTTGATAAGTCAGTTCACCGAAGTACAAGGTGAATTCGGTCGGAGTATGTCCGTTGCGGAACACAAATACGATGATGATCATCTTTACGCATACTTGTTTTATAAAATCTCTAGAAAGGCTATGGATCACATTTATGCCGAAGCAAACAGGGTCGACGAATGTGGTATGGATAGCAAAAAGTGTGGCTGTGTTATGAGAAGGACATACGGGTTGCCATGTGCATGCTTGATTGCgaagaagataaaaaataacaaacttatcCGACTGGATGAGATTCACCCTCAATGGAAGAAACTGTGTTTCGAAGATGAACCGGCACCGGGCGACGTGGCTGACGATTATGCTTGCTTGGCTGAGTGGAAAACAATTCAG gAACGATTAAAAACAGCCGATGTTAGCGTGAAGAATGATATTAGGAATCAACTTCGTCTCATTGCATATCCAGAAACCACCTCTGTGAAACCTCCGCTTCAAAAGGCAAAAACAAAAGGtgctaaaaagaaaaaatcagtTCGTGTCACAAGATCCACGAGCAGGGATAAGTCTCGGTGGGAGCATGTTGATGATCATATTGCAGCTACACAGGCATCTCAATCAAAACCAACAAAGTCAAAGCCGTCGACTTCACAAACAGTGCCTGGGGTGCCTAAAGAACTCGTCATCAGTACTTTGACTCCAGCTCCTCCTGAAATTCCTTTTATCAACCATATGCCGAAGTTCATGCACCCATTTATCGAAGATATTATTGATGTTGATGGTGACAGTTATTGTGGATACCGTGTGGTAGCTTTGCACCAAAAAGGAACTCAGCAAGATTTTGAGTTGATCAGACTGAACATGGAGAGGGAGCTGAGATTGCATAAGGAATCATATGTGGAGTTGTTCGATACTGATGAGCGTTACAAGTATGTCACAGATGCACTTTTCCCACCTCTGAGAAGGAGTAAACATGCTTTTGCACCAAAGGACAAATGGTTTACTTTTCCGGATATGAGTTACGTTGTGGCTACTCATTTTCAGAGGGTTGTTGTTCAACTGTCAAATATGGAAAGATGTGGAGCATCTAGAACTTGTTTCCCATTGCGTGGCAAACCTCCATCAGACGAGTCAGACTTGGATTCCAAGATTATTTGCATCGGCGCGCTCGCTGACCACTTTGTGTTAGTGCGGTTGAAAGAAGGATGTCCGATACCTCCAACGGCTCATCAGTGGAAAAACTATTGTTCTGAAGAAGCTGCAGAATAG